One region of Flavobacterium pisciphilum genomic DNA includes:
- the purB gene encoding adenylosuccinate lyase, which yields MTTLNELNAISPIDGRYRNKTLSLAPFFSEEALIKYRVLIEVEYFIALCEVPLPQLANVNSDLFESLRNIYKNFSTEDALWIKETEKVTNHDVKAVEYFIKDAFEKLGLSEYKEFIHFGLTSQDINNTAIPLSTKEAFESVYMPSLIGLTAKLKELSVEWKDIPMLARTHGQPASPTRLGKEIGVFVERIEEQMRLLFNIPFAAKFGGATGNYNAHHVAYPQIDWKKFGGNFVENTLGLHHSFPTTQIEHYDHFAAFFDALKRINNIIIDLDRDIWTYVSMEYFKQKIKAGEIGSSAMPHKVNPIDFENSEGNLGIANAIFEHLSAKLPISRLQRDLTDSTVLRNVGVPISHTIIAFEATLKGLNKLLLNESKFHEDLEKNWAVVAEAIQTILRREAYPNPYEALKGLTRTNEAIDKNAIHSFIATLDVSEEIRAELMKITPSNFLGI from the coding sequence ATGACTACTTTAAACGAACTGAACGCCATATCGCCAATTGACGGAAGATATAGAAACAAAACCCTTTCATTAGCTCCATTTTTCTCAGAAGAAGCGCTAATTAAATACCGGGTATTGATTGAAGTTGAATACTTTATTGCTTTATGCGAAGTGCCATTGCCACAACTTGCAAACGTAAATTCAGATCTTTTTGAAAGTTTACGTAATATTTATAAAAACTTCTCTACTGAGGATGCCCTTTGGATAAAAGAAACTGAAAAAGTAACTAACCACGATGTAAAAGCGGTTGAGTACTTTATTAAAGATGCTTTTGAAAAATTAGGTCTATCAGAATATAAAGAATTTATCCACTTCGGATTAACTTCTCAAGACATTAACAATACTGCTATTCCTCTTTCAACGAAAGAAGCTTTTGAGAGCGTATATATGCCGTCTTTAATTGGACTTACAGCCAAGCTAAAAGAATTAAGTGTAGAATGGAAAGACATTCCTATGCTTGCTCGTACACACGGACAACCAGCCTCTCCTACTCGTTTAGGTAAAGAAATTGGTGTTTTTGTAGAGCGTATTGAAGAGCAAATGCGTTTGTTATTTAATATCCCATTTGCAGCAAAATTTGGTGGAGCAACAGGAAACTACAATGCACACCACGTTGCATATCCACAAATTGACTGGAAAAAATTTGGAGGTAATTTTGTAGAAAACACACTAGGATTACACCATTCATTTCCAACTACACAAATAGAACATTATGATCATTTTGCAGCATTCTTTGATGCTTTAAAAAGAATCAACAACATAATAATTGATTTAGACAGAGATATTTGGACGTATGTTTCAATGGAATATTTCAAACAAAAAATCAAAGCTGGAGAAATTGGTTCATCGGCTATGCCTCATAAAGTAAACCCAATTGATTTTGAAAATTCAGAAGGAAACTTAGGAATTGCTAATGCAATTTTTGAACACCTTTCGGCTAAGTTACCAATCTCAAGATTACAACGTGATTTAACAGATAGTACCGTTTTAAGAAATGTTGGTGTACCTATTAGTCATACCATTATTGCTTTTGAAGCTACATTAAAAGGATTGAATAAATTACTTTTAAATGAATCAAAATTTCATGAAGATTTAGAAAAAAACTGGGCAGTTGTTGCAGAAGCAATTCAAACAATTTTACGTCGTGAAGCCTATCCAAATCCATACGAAGCATTAAAAGGATTAACAAGAACAAATGAAGCAATTGACAAAAATGCTATTCATAGTTTTATTGCAACTCTGGATGTTTCTGAAGAAATCAGAGCAGAGCTAATGAAAATCACTCCTAGCAACTTTCTAGGAATATAA
- a CDS encoding sterol desaturase family protein, whose product MVLEEWLNLLSYCNPVTVIGIFLVENLLLMLLAIGIGKLIDGEVTKIKKSDIKWVISTLLCNTLVTLIGYKLYQYQIIKIDFSTSLFTIVLDTLLLIFLMDFFMFCFHYLAHKLTWFRPIHQLHHTHIDTNVYSLFVLNPIETLGFGAIWLIIISVIEFNCISILLYLILNLSYGILGHLNKDIYPEFWNKNSATKWISTTKFHSNHHRNESHNFGFYFTIWDKIFKTII is encoded by the coding sequence ATGGTACTAGAAGAATGGCTCAATCTATTATCTTATTGTAACCCAGTTACGGTTATAGGAATTTTTCTTGTTGAAAATTTACTATTAATGCTCTTGGCAATTGGTATCGGTAAGCTAATTGATGGTGAAGTCACAAAAATTAAAAAATCAGATATAAAATGGGTTATTAGCACCTTACTATGCAATACGCTGGTAACTTTAATAGGCTATAAACTCTACCAATATCAAATTATTAAAATAGACTTCTCTACTTCACTCTTCACGATAGTATTGGATACACTTTTATTAATTTTTCTGATGGACTTTTTTATGTTTTGCTTTCACTATCTAGCCCATAAATTAACGTGGTTTCGCCCTATCCATCAATTGCACCACACCCATATCGATACAAATGTTTATAGCTTATTTGTTCTTAATCCTATCGAAACTTTAGGATTTGGTGCTATATGGCTTATTATAATTTCGGTAATAGAATTTAATTGTATCAGCATACTATTATATCTAATCCTTAACTTATCTTACGGAATATTAGGGCACTTAAACAAAGACATTTATCCTGAATTTTGGAATAAAAACAGTGCAACAAAATGGATTTCGACAACAAAATTCCATTCAAACCATCATAGAAACGAATCACACAATTTTGGCTTTTATTTTACTATTTGGGACAAAATTTTTAAAACAATCATTTAA
- a CDS encoding SIR2 family NAD-dependent protein deacylase codes for MKKKLVVLTGAGISAESGIKTFRDSDGLWEGHNVMDVATPEGWYRNPELVLDFYNQRRKQLKEVVPNLGHLILAELEKDFDVHIITQNVDDLHERAGSTKVLHLHGELLKVRSSQDSNYILDWHDDLFMNHLDKKGNQLRPHIVWFGEEVPALEEAIEIAEQADYFAVIGTSLQVYPAAGLISYTPASSPLFYIDPKPIKIPNLRNKIEVIPEIASKGMEILKTKLTEITK; via the coding sequence ATGAAAAAGAAACTAGTTGTTTTAACAGGAGCTGGAATTAGTGCCGAAAGTGGTATTAAAACCTTCCGTGATAGTGATGGTCTTTGGGAAGGTCATAATGTAATGGATGTGGCTACCCCAGAAGGTTGGTACAGAAATCCCGAATTGGTTCTTGATTTTTACAATCAAAGACGCAAACAACTCAAAGAAGTAGTACCGAATCTAGGACATCTAATTTTGGCAGAACTCGAAAAAGATTTTGATGTACATATTATAACTCAAAATGTCGATGACTTACATGAACGTGCCGGAAGTACCAAGGTCTTACATTTACATGGTGAATTACTAAAAGTACGAAGCTCACAAGATTCAAATTATATTTTAGATTGGCATGATGATTTATTCATGAATCATTTAGACAAAAAAGGCAATCAGTTGCGTCCCCATATAGTTTGGTTTGGCGAAGAAGTCCCTGCCCTTGAAGAAGCAATAGAAATCGCAGAACAAGCCGATTACTTTGCCGTAATAGGAACTTCCTTGCAAGTATATCCTGCTGCTGGATTAATCTCATATACACCAGCAAGTAGTCCACTTTTTTACATTGATCCTAAACCAATTAAAATTCCAAACTTGAGAAATAAAATTGAAGTTATTCCTGAAATAGCTTCTAAGGGAATGGAGATATTAAAAACAAAATTAACTGAAATAACAAAATAG
- the cysC gene encoding adenylyl-sulfate kinase, translating to MILIQFTGLSGSGKTTLAENVGNLLLEKGYKVEIIDGDIYRKTLCKDLGFSKNDRCENVRRLFNVGQDFVKSEVIVLMSVINPYEDLRNEIGQYEFVKTVFLDSSIANLIKRDPKGLYKKALLPDSDSNKIRNFTGISDVYEVPLNADLILKTDSESVAVSTDKLYSFIVDNI from the coding sequence ATGATATTAATACAGTTTACAGGTTTATCGGGTTCAGGCAAGACGACATTGGCAGAGAATGTTGGGAATTTGCTATTAGAAAAAGGATATAAAGTTGAAATTATTGATGGTGATATCTATAGAAAAACACTTTGTAAAGACTTAGGATTTTCAAAAAATGACAGATGCGAAAATGTTAGGCGCCTTTTTAATGTAGGTCAGGATTTTGTTAAATCAGAAGTTATCGTTTTAATGTCAGTAATTAATCCTTACGAAGATTTAAGAAATGAAATAGGGCAATATGAGTTTGTTAAAACAGTCTTTTTGGATAGTTCTATTGCTAATTTAATTAAAAGAGACCCCAAAGGGTTATACAAAAAAGCATTGTTACCAGATAGCGATAGTAATAAAATTAGAAATTTTACTGGAATAAGTGATGTTTACGAAGTTCCTTTAAATGCTGATTTAATACTTAAAACCGATTCTGAATCTGTGGCCGTTTCAACGGATAAACTCTATTCTTTTATTGTAGATAATATTTGA
- a CDS encoding sulfotransferase family protein, translating to MENSDHPLLNWIPYKLVETDDDVYFEWIYLGDKRYLDPFFDETLMKCKGHYNNSTRYKVVSSVENLIEWSTELVSVELKSLLFHVSRCGSTMMSQSLAISPQNIVVSEAPILDQIIRSTIFDLDKKRDLIKSVLLLLGQKRFSEEKNLIVKLDSWHIFQADYLRSIFPDLPFVLLYRNPSEVLKSHAKLRGTHMVPNLIPAAFFGISDQEIQTISIQQYGAVVLEKYFQAYLDFYKLDKNVSMYNYKDGMKSVLERFLSFIDADYFVEEVDQMCERLTRHSKDGDVVFKGDSFANDILEIDLTKANALYEKLDSSITEYLTVNIS from the coding sequence ATGGAAAACTCAGATCATCCTCTTTTAAATTGGATTCCCTATAAGTTAGTCGAAACAGATGATGATGTATATTTTGAATGGATTTATCTAGGAGATAAAAGGTATTTAGATCCTTTTTTTGATGAAACCCTTATGAAATGTAAAGGGCATTATAATAATTCAACAAGATATAAAGTGGTTAGCAGTGTAGAAAACCTTATTGAGTGGTCTACAGAACTGGTTTCGGTTGAGCTAAAATCATTATTGTTTCATGTATCTCGCTGTGGCTCTACAATGATGAGTCAGTCTTTGGCAATTTCTCCACAAAATATAGTAGTTTCTGAGGCTCCAATTCTAGATCAAATTATTAGGAGTACTATTTTTGATTTGGATAAAAAAAGAGATCTTATCAAATCAGTACTACTATTGTTAGGTCAGAAAAGATTTTCTGAAGAAAAGAATTTAATTGTAAAATTGGATTCGTGGCATATATTTCAGGCAGACTACTTGAGATCCATTTTTCCAGATTTGCCTTTTGTTTTACTCTACAGAAATCCAAGTGAAGTATTAAAATCTCATGCAAAATTAAGAGGAACGCATATGGTACCTAATTTGATACCAGCAGCTTTTTTTGGAATCAGTGATCAGGAAATTCAAACAATTAGTATTCAGCAATATGGAGCAGTTGTTTTAGAAAAATATTTTCAGGCTTATCTTGATTTTTATAAGTTGGATAAAAATGTTTCAATGTATAATTATAAAGATGGAATGAAATCTGTTTTAGAACGTTTTCTATCTTTTATCGATGCAGATTATTTTGTAGAAGAGGTAGATCAAATGTGTGAACGCTTGACAAGACATTCTAAAGATGGAGATGTTGTCTTTAAGGGAGATTCTTTTGCAAATGATATTTTGGAAATAGATTTGACTAAGGCAAATGCACTGTATGAAAAATTAGATTCCAGCATAACAGAATATTTGACTGTTAATATATCATAG
- a CDS encoding TrmH family RNA methyltransferase, with amino-acid sequence MIDLDYLAFLENILTENRKSKFLKVLENRTKHFTIAVEDIFQMHNTSAVMRSCEVFGIQELNVIEQRYGKSIDKEIAMGAQKWVDINTFDSISNCVDTLKNKGYQIIATTPHENDCLLEDFDITKPSALFFGTERDGLSEEILQKADGFLKIPMVGFTESLNISVSAAIIIQNLTSRLRNTTIDWHLSDDEILEKRLAWAKSSIKDIKRIEARYFEENPR; translated from the coding sequence ATGATTGATTTAGATTACCTCGCTTTCCTTGAAAATATACTTACCGAAAACCGAAAAAGCAAATTTTTAAAAGTCCTCGAGAACCGCACAAAGCACTTTACTATTGCTGTTGAAGATATTTTTCAGATGCATAATACTAGTGCAGTTATGCGTAGTTGTGAAGTTTTTGGAATTCAGGAGCTCAATGTTATCGAGCAACGTTATGGTAAAAGTATCGATAAGGAAATTGCAATGGGTGCTCAAAAATGGGTCGATATTAATACATTTGATAGCATTAGCAATTGTGTAGATACTTTAAAAAACAAAGGATATCAAATTATTGCTACAACGCCTCATGAAAACGATTGCTTGTTGGAAGATTTTGATATTACAAAACCTAGTGCTTTGTTTTTTGGTACTGAAAGAGATGGTTTATCAGAAGAGATTTTGCAAAAAGCCGATGGATTTCTTAAAATTCCAATGGTTGGTTTTACAGAAAGTTTAAATATATCTGTTTCGGCAGCGATAATTATTCAGAATCTAACAAGCAGATTAAGAAATACAACTATTGATTGGCATCTATCTGATGATGAAATTCTAGAGAAACGTTTGGCTTGGGCTAAAAGTTCAATAAAAGACATCAAGCGAATTGAAGCTCGTTATTTTGAAGAAAATCCTAGATAA
- a CDS encoding PepSY-associated TM helix domain-containing protein yields the protein MSKEIKRKNPSKKKDSKIIKKIKQHMYKWHRTIGLITIIPVIFWTLSGLMHPFMAHFFKPEIAHDKIEQQFISKNELHFSIQEVLKKNNITEFKNFRIVTFNNTAFYQIKTVTGELLYFDTSTTKKLIDGDKKYAEWLSRYFLNDQKSTVKKSEIVTEFTSQYKYVNRYLPVYKISFDRPDAMQVYVETSSSKLATYNPTSRQAFIWFFDTFHNWSFIDAITNNSVRIITMILLLSIIGFSALSGILIYGLLWKQFKKTDKLQPKKGLRKYHRQIGIWISLFTLTFAFSGAYHATTKWEPYTLSQMVYEPTFETKEIPLLNNNLNLDWNRFQNSSIITLNDTIYYRCQLAEKESKKFKKTKIDSNSKWNKKKVSKSEIVYINATTNTISPNIDFQYAAFLAYYFTDGAPKASCCEMVETPEETPQPALENTKLIESKVLTDFESREYGFVNKRLPVVKLAYDTPEKTTYFIETSTSRLAAVVTNSDKVEGYSFAILHKFLFMDWAGKNIRDLTMVLAALAILIVSVLGFILFLKK from the coding sequence ATGAGCAAAGAAATAAAGAGAAAAAATCCTTCTAAAAAGAAAGATTCAAAGATCATCAAGAAAATCAAACAGCATATGTACAAATGGCATCGTACAATTGGGCTAATTACAATTATCCCAGTAATTTTCTGGACATTGTCTGGTTTGATGCATCCATTTATGGCACATTTCTTTAAACCCGAAATTGCCCACGATAAAATAGAGCAACAATTCATTTCAAAAAACGAATTGCATTTTTCGATTCAAGAAGTTCTCAAAAAAAACAATATCACCGAATTCAAAAACTTCAGAATTGTAACATTCAACAACACTGCTTTTTATCAAATAAAAACCGTTACAGGTGAGCTACTCTATTTTGATACTTCAACTACAAAAAAACTGATTGATGGGGATAAAAAATATGCTGAATGGCTTTCACGTTATTTCCTAAATGATCAAAAAAGCACCGTGAAAAAGAGTGAAATCGTTACTGAATTCACATCTCAATACAAATACGTAAATCGCTATCTGCCTGTTTACAAAATAAGCTTTGACCGTCCAGACGCAATGCAGGTTTATGTAGAAACTTCATCCAGTAAACTAGCAACTTACAACCCAACTTCAAGACAAGCATTCATTTGGTTTTTTGATACATTTCATAATTGGTCTTTTATTGATGCCATTACCAACAACAGTGTCCGAATCATCACAATGATTTTATTGCTATCCATTATTGGATTCTCAGCTCTTAGCGGAATCTTAATTTATGGCTTGCTATGGAAGCAATTCAAAAAAACGGACAAACTCCAACCAAAAAAAGGACTCAGAAAATACCATCGCCAAATTGGAATTTGGATTTCACTTTTCACTCTAACTTTTGCTTTTAGTGGTGCCTACCATGCCACTACAAAATGGGAACCTTATACATTATCACAAATGGTGTACGAGCCAACTTTTGAAACAAAAGAAATTCCTTTGCTTAATAACAACCTAAATTTAGATTGGAATCGTTTTCAAAATTCAAGTATTATTACATTAAACGATACTATTTATTACCGTTGTCAATTGGCAGAAAAAGAAAGTAAGAAATTCAAAAAAACAAAAATAGATTCGAATTCAAAATGGAATAAAAAAAAGGTTTCAAAATCTGAAATAGTTTATATCAATGCAACAACCAATACAATCTCACCCAACATTGATTTTCAATATGCAGCATTTTTAGCCTATTATTTTACAGATGGAGCACCAAAAGCTTCTTGCTGCGAAATGGTAGAAACTCCAGAAGAAACACCACAACCAGCTCTAGAAAACACAAAGTTGATAGAATCAAAAGTCTTAACTGATTTTGAAAGTAGAGAATATGGTTTTGTTAATAAAAGACTTCCAGTAGTAAAACTAGCCTATGATACTCCTGAAAAGACAACTTATTTTATTGAAACTTCAACTTCAAGATTAGCCGCTGTAGTTACAAATTCAGATAAAGTAGAAGGCTATTCCTTTGCCATCCTGCATAAATTTTTATTCATGGATTGGGCAGGAAAGAACATTCGAGACCTAACAATGGTTTTGGCAGCTTTAGCCATTTTAATTGTCAGTGTTCTAGGGTTTATTCTGTTCCTAAAGAAATAG
- a CDS encoding TonB-dependent receptor produces MKKICFTLLLIGQCVFAQNKTKQDTTKIQELENIFVTANRTATLRKETPVAISKLTAKTINETKATAVYEIINKTPGVLMVNLGNEQHMMSIRQPMTTNAYYLYLEDGLPIRPMGVFNHNALLEINQFNLQSIEVVKGPVSSLYGPEAVGGTINLISLKPPVEPEFKFGVQADNYGYRRFQAAGGATIGKVGFHIAGISSLQENGWMTYSDYNKDNLNARIDYNISPSTRLISNTMYGKYYSDMSGSVNEDAFNNRTYKSTTDFTYRKSEALRTRITLEHDWNDNSSSYITGYLRNNKLGQNPSYGIRWNPTVNPTTAKGEINSNNFKSYGAIGQHTQKFNFLNTKIVAGALYDYSPVTYWSYVIDLKANLNPGEVGKQTVDSYEIIAERPDTKLADYTADIFNTAGYAQVSFNPIEKLIITLGGRYDNMKVKYNNALDISTGSKVYDKATFKAGANYNPLDFIGFYGNYSQGFAPPGITSVFRTKPGTGGKTGVPADFYYNLEPATFNNYEVGGWVSLLENKLNFDYAVYYMEGKNELLNVKLPDNSTDYRSAGETRHKGIEFGASYRPSKQFSIRAGGTYAQHTYIDFKLSDKPSDPIQNLDGKEMPAAPKWSGNSEISYYPNWLPNLRTSIEWQLVGSYYQDQINTVKYDGYNLFNARIGYQWKSIEIYGNVLNLTDKLYAYNVSRANTTNAQPTYTAAAPRTFVFGIQYNFSLKK; encoded by the coding sequence ATGAAAAAAATATGCTTTACCCTATTATTAATAGGGCAATGTGTCTTTGCGCAAAATAAAACGAAACAAGACACTACCAAAATACAAGAACTAGAAAACATCTTCGTAACAGCAAATCGTACGGCTACATTACGTAAGGAGACTCCAGTTGCGATAAGTAAACTAACCGCAAAAACTATTAACGAAACCAAGGCAACAGCTGTTTACGAAATCATTAATAAAACACCAGGTGTTTTAATGGTAAATCTGGGCAACGAACAACATATGATGTCAATTCGCCAGCCAATGACCACAAACGCTTATTACTTATATCTAGAAGACGGCTTACCAATTCGTCCAATGGGCGTTTTCAATCATAATGCGTTATTAGAAATTAATCAATTCAACCTTCAAAGTATAGAGGTTGTAAAAGGGCCTGTTTCATCATTATACGGCCCAGAAGCTGTTGGTGGAACGATTAACTTAATTTCATTAAAACCACCAGTTGAACCAGAATTTAAATTTGGCGTTCAGGCAGATAATTATGGATATCGAAGATTTCAAGCAGCAGGCGGGGCAACAATTGGAAAAGTTGGTTTTCATATTGCTGGAATTTCAAGTTTACAAGAAAACGGTTGGATGACATATTCAGATTACAACAAAGACAATCTAAATGCCCGAATTGATTATAACATCTCCCCTTCTACCCGATTAATCAGTAATACCATGTATGGAAAATACTATTCGGATATGAGCGGAAGTGTGAACGAAGATGCTTTTAACAACAGAACTTACAAAAGCACTACTGACTTTACTTATAGAAAATCAGAAGCTTTACGAACACGGATAACACTAGAACACGATTGGAATGACAATTCAAGTAGTTATATTACGGGTTATTTACGCAATAATAAATTGGGGCAAAACCCATCTTATGGAATCAGATGGAATCCAACTGTAAATCCAACAACTGCTAAAGGCGAAATAAATTCGAATAACTTTAAAAGCTATGGTGCAATTGGACAGCACACTCAAAAATTCAATTTTCTAAATACTAAAATTGTTGCAGGTGCTTTATACGATTATTCTCCAGTAACCTATTGGTCTTATGTAATTGATTTGAAAGCCAATCTAAATCCGGGAGAAGTAGGAAAACAAACCGTAGATTCTTATGAGATTATTGCCGAACGTCCAGACACAAAATTAGCCGACTATACTGCCGATATTTTCAACACAGCAGGATATGCACAAGTAAGCTTTAATCCAATCGAAAAATTAATTATTACTCTTGGTGGTCGTTATGACAATATGAAAGTAAAGTACAATAATGCTTTAGACATTTCTACAGGAAGCAAGGTGTATGACAAAGCAACTTTCAAGGCGGGAGCAAATTACAATCCATTAGATTTCATTGGATTTTATGGCAATTATTCTCAAGGTTTTGCACCTCCAGGAATCACTTCTGTTTTCAGAACTAAACCTGGAACTGGAGGAAAAACAGGAGTACCTGCAGATTTCTACTACAATCTAGAACCTGCAACCTTCAATAATTATGAAGTTGGTGGATGGGTTTCTCTCTTAGAAAACAAGCTAAACTTTGACTACGCCGTCTATTATATGGAAGGCAAAAATGAATTATTAAACGTTAAACTTCCTGACAACTCAACTGATTATCGTTCGGCTGGCGAAACGCGCCATAAAGGAATCGAGTTTGGTGCTTCATACAGACCTTCAAAACAATTTAGTATTCGTGCAGGCGGAACTTACGCACAACATACTTATATCGATTTTAAACTTTCGGATAAACCAAGTGACCCAATTCAGAATTTAGACGGAAAAGAAATGCCTGCAGCACCGAAATGGTCTGGAAATTCAGAAATAAGCTATTATCCAAATTGGCTTCCAAACCTAAGAACTTCGATAGAATGGCAACTAGTAGGTAGTTATTACCAAGACCAAATCAATACCGTAAAATACGATGGCTATAATTTATTTAATGCTAGAATTGGCTACCAATGGAAAAGCATAGAAATCTACGGAAACGTACTCAATCTAACCGATAAATTATATGCCTACAATGTATCAAGAGCCAATACAACAAATGCACAACCTACCTATACTGCGGCGGCACCAAGGACATTTGTATTCGGAATACAATATAATTTTTCGCTAAAAAAATAA